TCGGCCACCTGACGCCCGCGCAACTCGTCGGCAAGGATTTCGTCGAGCAGTTGCCCGGTTCCACGCCGATCCAGGTCGAGGGCCAGGGTGACGACTGAGGCGACGCGGGATTTCGCGCCGACCGGGCTGATCGCCAATCCCCACGTCCAGTCCATCCTGGTCAGCTCGCCCCTGCGCCGCGTGCTGCTGCGCCGGCGCGCTGCACCCGTGCTGGCCGCGAGCCGTAACCTGCTGCTGGATTGCGGGGAGGGCGTGCGCCTGCATGCCTGGCATGCGCCGCAACCCGGCGCCGGCGCACGCGGCATCGCGATCCTGATCCACGGCTGGGAGGGCGCGGGCGACTCCTCCTACCTGTTGTCTGCGTCCATGAGCATGTACGCCGCAGGTTGGGACGTGGTGCGCCTGCACCTGCGCGATCATGGCCCGAGCCATCACCTCAACGAAGACCTGTTCCACTCCAACCGCATCCGCGAGGTCGTGGGCGGCGTCGCCCGCCTCGCCGAGCTGTTTCCGCAGCGGCCGTTCTGCCTCGGCGGCTTCTCGCTCGGCGGCAACTTCGCGCTGCGTGTCGCTGCGCGCGCACAGGCCGCCGGCATTCCGCTGGACCGGGTCATGGTCGTGTGCCCGGTGCTCGATCCTGCCAGCACGCTCGACGCCATGGAGCGTGGGCCGCGTGTGTATGAACGTTACTTCATGATGAAGTGGCGTCGCTCCCTGCGCATCAAAGCGAAACTGTTTCCACAGCGCTACGACTTCGGCGACCTGAAGCGTTTCCGTGGCCTGCGCGACATGACCGACGATTTCGTGTGCGACTACAGCGAGTACCCAGACCTGGCGAGCTACCTCGCGGGTTATGCTGTCACCGGCGACGCCCTCGCCGGCATCACGGCGCCGACCCTGCTGGTCGCGGCGCACGATGACCCGGTGATCCCGGCACGCGACC
This window of the Thioalkalivibrio sp. XN279 genome carries:
- a CDS encoding alpha/beta fold hydrolase, translated to MTTEATRDFAPTGLIANPHVQSILVSSPLRRVLLRRRAAPVLAASRNLLLDCGEGVRLHAWHAPQPGAGARGIAILIHGWEGAGDSSYLLSASMSMYAAGWDVVRLHLRDHGPSHHLNEDLFHSNRIREVVGGVARLAELFPQRPFCLGGFSLGGNFALRVAARAQAAGIPLDRVMVVCPVLDPASTLDAMERGPRVYERYFMMKWRRSLRIKAKLFPQRYDFGDLKRFRGLRDMTDDFVCDYSEYPDLASYLAGYAVTGDALAGITAPTLLVAAHDDPVIPARDLPRLARPEPLQIIATTRGGHCGFLPSAFGHSWIDGLMREWFGAAAAGA